The DNA segment TGTCTAACGCCTAATTCCAGGCATATGCTCCGCACGAATGGGTCGTCCGCCTCATCGCAACACCACACCACCGAAGACGGATATTCCATTTCCACTGCCGCCTGAAGTGTTTGCCGCAGCATATCGTATGGTTCTCCGGCACAAAAAGTAGTGAATACATCAACCGTGTACGACTTGTCGGTATGCCTTGGCGAAGGCGCCGATAGGGAAAAATAATGGTACCATTCGTGCAGGGCCTTCAAACAGAAATAGGACAGGGTAATCATTAGAAGCAGGTAAAGCAGGAAATTGTCCCTTTCTGAGGCTACGGCTATCGCATGAATGAAAAAGCAAAGCGCTATTACGCCCATTACAATGAGCACACGGAGCTTTATGAGCTCTTTCCGCGATGGTCCGCCAACAAAACTTTCCTTTACTTTCATTCTCCTACTACATAAAATGGGGTATTGGCCGTAGCGGCATACCCATTATTATTTTTAACGGTAACAAATATGCGATAAGGGCCTTCCTGCCGCGGGGCCTTAAAAACCACCTCGGCACTTGTACTATCCATCCATAAATTTGTTTCGGGTAGTGGTTTGATCCACTTACCGGTGTACTGCCCCCACCAGTCGTCGCGTATGATTTCCCAGGCATAACTTACCGATCCTTTAGTGTTGTTCATCAAAATTTCAGCGGCGTGTATGGTTCCCGGCGCGAATAACAACTGATCCCTGGCGCCTTTCTTATCGACCAGCATATATTTAATATCTGGTGAAACGTGTGTTGTTATAGTATCGTTCCAGCAATCCTTCAGGGCTTCTACTGTTTCGACAGGCTCTCCATTGTAGGTGAAAAAACTGAACCAGGTATGGGTATATTCCTGCTTGTTGCCCCAGAAAAAAACCAGCGATCCGAGAAAGCGGGGATCATCATGCGGTATGGCCGTTTTATACAGTTCACGCAACTGTTCAGCGTTTTTAGTACTGGTGTTTTCGATGGAAGATTGCCATTGGGTAGTTTCTGATTCCCATCCACCGGGCACGCCCCATTCGGTGAGCAGAAAGGGGCCATCCCAGAACCAGTTGAAAGAACGGAGGTCCTCTTTCAACTGGTTCATCCGTCCAAAAGTATTGATGGAGATAAAGTCAAGTCCATTGATCCTGGCCTGAATATTAATGATTTCCCGTTTTTCGAAATTAGCGAGTGGCGTGGTAACAGGGTGATTCGGATCTTCCCGTTTAATCAGACGCAACATTTTATTGTAGGCATCGTAAAAAGGAATATGCCGCACATGGAAGGGAAACCTGAGTTCATTGCCGAGGCACCAGACCAGCAGGGCGGGGTGGTTTTTGTATTTTTTCACACACACTTCAAGGCTGTTCATCAACGCATTCACCTTAGCGGTATCCTTATAAAAAGTGGATGCCTGGTGGCTTCCCGGCAGGTCAAAACCAGCCACCACCGCCAAACCCAGGCTATCGGCCTTATCCAGGATTTCTCCCAGGTTGGTGGTATCCCAGGTTCTTATCGTATTTCCACCAATCCCTGCCAGTTCCCCGAGATAAGTATAACCCGCCCCTCCCTTCACCAGGAAGGGTTGCCCATTCCTGTATAGCATCCAGCGACCGTCTACCTTTTTTAATTCAACCGCTTTTCCCTCTGTTTGTCGGGTCGCGTTGTTGTTATCCCCCGGACTACAAGTACACAGGAAACAGGTCAAAAAAAACATACAGATTGGTTCCAGGATGCGCATACATTTGATTTTCAACACTTTCAAAGGATGCTGGTTCTACCGAGGCTGGGGCTAAGGTAGGGAACAACGCCTGAAAAACGTCGTTTCTTTTCGCATAATTCTCCTGGTTCTACACAAAATTCTATTTCGCAATACCCTACCCTGGTTATCTTCGTAAGATGAATTACAGAACATTTCAATCGGAAAAAATAGCAGAGATCGGGCTCGGCACCTGGCAGCTGGGCAGCGCCGACTGGGGCGTGGTGGATGAAAACGAAGCTTTCTCCATTCTGCAACAATTTGTTGACCTCGGTGGAAATTTTATTGATACCGCGGATGTTTACGGTATGGGCATCAGTGAAAAAACGATCGGGGCCTTCCTGAAAAAAACAGATACCTCTTTGTTCGTAGCCACCAAGCTGGGCAGAAGACATGACGCACCAAACGGATGGCCCCAGAATTTCACGTTGGAGTCTATGCGAAAACAAGTACTCGACTCACTGGAGCATCTCGGGGTACAGCAGCTTTTCCTGGAGCAACTGCATTGCATACCTACCGAAACCATGAAAGAAGGAACCGTATTTGAACATTTACGCACCCTCCGCAACGAGGGGCTGATCCGGTACTGGGGCGCCAGCGTGGAAACTTCTGAAGAAGCATTGCTTTGCCTGGAGCAGGAAGGCATAGCGTCCTTGCAAATCATTTTTAACCTGTTCCGTCAGCATGTAGCGGAGGAAGTATTTCAGAAAGCAGCGGAGAAAAATGTGGCGCTGATTATAAGGGTACCACTGGCCAGCGGACTGCTCACGGGGAAATTTAATACGAACACCACATTCAGCGAAAAAGACCACCGGCAATACAATGCGAACGGAGAGGCCTTTAACGCGGGAGAAACTTTTTCGGGTATGCCTTTTACCGCGGGGGTAAAACTTGCCGCGGAAATGGCCGCCATGCTGCCCGATAACCGCACGGCACAATGGGCGCTGCGCTGGATACTTGATCATCCCGAAGTAACCACCATCATCCCGGGCGCGAGCAGACCATCGCAGGTGGAAACGAATATGAACGCCGCAATGCTTCCTCCATTAAATGAGGAAACACATCAGCAACTGCGTTCATTTTACAACCTGAATGTAAAGCCGCTCATCAGGGGCCATTATTAAAGCCCGATATACAACTTTGAGCTGGTTGTTAAAGGAGGAAAAAGCCGCCTTTGACAACCAGCTTATCTGCCTGATGCATTGCATAAACAATGCGCAACCGCAGTCAATTCGCGTAGTGGTCATCATTTAATCGCGGATTCAAACACCTGCTCCAGCATCCCGAATCCCTTGATGGCATTTGGTGGCAACCGCTCTCCATTTTCTCCAAACACAAACATGGCGGATGGCTGTTCTATTTTTATTGAATGCTCATCGTAGCTGCCGTCAGCTTTTTTAAGGTGATCCGTTTTAAGTTTCCAGTGCCGCTCCAGAAAACCATAGAGCGCGTTCCGCTTGCTGAACCCATAATCATGTCCTTCCTCGGGGAAATGCCTGTTCTCTGTAAGTTCACCTGCACCGTACAACGCATACATCCTTTTCAGGTACGGAAATTCGACACGGGGCACCTGTTCTGTCCAATCCTTTCCATCGGAAATAATCAATTGTGGCCGCGGGGCAGCCATAGCGGCGATTTCGGGATTGTTTGTCCCCCCTCCGCACCAGTGGATCGGCTGCCCGCTTTCACAGGGACATCCTCCGCTGTGGTAGCTGGAAAGCATCACGGCGGGAGCGCTTAACCGGATCCGCGGATCAAGCGCGGTAATGAGCATGGTATGGCTTCCTCCGCCTGAGCCTCCCGAAATGCCTACACGCGACGTATCAACTTCTCCCCACGACAGCAGGCAATCAAGTATACGCAGGGTTCCTAACACCTGTATGGTCATTGCGAGACTTCGCCTGTGGTCCTCCGGTTTAAACTGCAGCAACGACTCACCCCACGCGAAGAGATCATAACTGATGGCTATGCACCCCATTTTAGCCAGCATAGCGCAACGGTACTGGCAATCGGCCCTGTACCGGTGTTGTTCCCAATGTCCGTCGGGACAAAGCATAACGGGCACCTTACCCTTTCGCTTCACGGGTTTGTACACAGAGCCGTTCACATAGAGTCCGGGCAGTATTTCGATGGCGATGTTCTCAATGGTGTAGCCATCCATTTTGCGGTAGTTTGAAACAATGGGAGCAGACTGAGGCCTTTCGGGCATTTTATCCAATCGGATCGCTTTCCACATGCAGGTTTTCAGTTCTTCCCTGCGTGTTTCCCACTCCGCCCTGTTGTTGTACAGTGAAGCGAGATAGGCCACTTCCTCCTTTCCTTCCTCCGGCGTTTTCCTGTGGTATTCGTAAGACTTAATCCGGTAAGTGGTGTTTCCGGCCTTTGTGGCCGTAAGGTCGAAAGGCGCTAGAATATGCTCCAGGGAGGTTTCCAGATCAGGCCTTAAGCGCCACATCCCGTAAGTAAGCTCCCGACCGGCCACCATATCTTCGGTATAACGCAATGTGATTCCGAAGCGTTTTTCGACCCGCTGCAACACCTCCTTTAACGGGAGCCTGTATTGGTTGTCGGAATGCTGAGCGCCACCTGTGGTCCAGGCCATTACCATCATTAAAGAGACAAGCCAGTTTTTCATGCAGTCGATTGTAATTTTCGCAATGGTTTTCATGCTGAGGGACAACTGTCGCTTCCGCAAAACAATAACCCATTCCTAAGGTTATGCGCTGATAATGCGCGCTGGTGCATCACATGCAAATGTATTTCGACCATATGCAGGCGCGTGCGCCAACTTACCACGAATTTACAACAGATAACCATCAAAAAATGACTGTCGGCCCGGTAGGGTATGCCCACAAAAAAGCCGACAGAAAATTCCGCCGGCATATTGAGAGGGTGGATTATAACCGCCATCGGTTAACACGGTAAGCAGGTACAAAAATCACGGTTCCCGGTAAAAGAAAAAATCCCACAATAAGGGGATATTTACACCAGTCTTTCGCGGAAAGCTTTGCTGAGCGCTTCGGCCTGGGAGCTCACATGGAGTTTATCGTAAATATGTTTAATGTGCGTACGCACCGTTTCAATGCTGATGCCCAGGTCGTTGGCGATGAGCTTGTAGCTGTTGCCTTTGGCGAGTGAGTGCAGAATATCTTTTTCGCGGGCGGTCAACTGGTAGTCGTTAGGTGAGCTGCTTTGTTGCATGTTCTCGATTACCATCCGCGCGATGGAAGGACTCATGGGCGCCCCGCCCCGCAATACTTCACGGATAGAACCGAGCAGTCGGTCTGAGACGAATTTTTTCAACAGATAGCCATTGGCGCCTGCATACACCGCGTTAAAGACATGGTTGTTGTCATCAAAGACCGTGAGCATAATGATTTGCACGTCGTTGTTCACGAGGCGGATTCTTTTAACGGCTTCAATGCCATTGATGCCGGGCATATCAATATCCATCAGGATCACGTCGGGATGGAACATTTCGAGGTGTTCATTCAGCCGGGAGCAATCGGGGAAAGCGCCGGACACCGTAAAATCGTCGGTCAGGGCGATGAGGTTGCACAGGCCCTCTCTTAAACTGGCATTGTCTTCATAGATCAATATTGAAACCATTCTACTGTATTTGGTTTGTAACTTACTATTTGTTCTTCCCGGTACCAATACCCTAATCAGGTGAAAGGTACTTCGAGGCAGATGGAGGTTCCTTTTTCAGGTACTGCATCCATAATCAGCGCGCCACCCAGTTCGCCGGCCCGCACCTGCATGTTGCGCAGCCCGTTGCCGGAGTATTCCCGTGAGGGATCGAAGGAGCAGCCGTTGTCGGAGATGCGGAGCCGGAAGCTTTTATCAGAAGACTCGAAACTCACCACCAATTCATTGCCCCTGCTGTATTTCACCATATTGTTGAGGGCTTCTTTGTACACGAGGTAAACGTTCTTGCGCTGTTCCAGGTTCAGTTTTACTTCTTCCATCGCCCCCTCATTCCGGAAATGATAGGCGATCTGCATGGGTTCCAGCATTTCGGCAGCCAGTTCCTTCATCCGGATCAGGAGCTTGCAGAACGTATCGTTCGCGGGGTTGATGGCCCAGACGATATCGCTCATGCTTTCCATGAGTCCAGCTGAATATTCCCTGATGCGGTGCAGGTGGTTGTTCAATGCGGGACGGTCATCCATTTGTTGCAGGGCCACTTTACAGAGGATATTGATGGACGTGAGTGTGGAACCCATTTCATCGTGCAGGTCACGGGCAATTTTCGCGCGGAGTTGCTCTTCAATCAGGAAACGGGAAATACGTACAGCACAGAGATCAGCCACATTCCGCAGCAGCTTTTCATGGTAAAGGGTGTAAAATCCTTTTTCCGGATGCTCGGTATCGATCACCCCAAACAAAGCACCATCAATGATGATGGGCACGGCCAGTTCGGCCAGACGCGTCTGTTCATCAATGATGTACCGTTCATCTTTTGAGGTATCCTGTATCCGTTCCGTTTTCAGCGTTTCCGCCACGCTGCCTACGATCCCTTTGCCCAGCGGAATCTCTATGGGATTGAGTATTTCCTTTTTGTGCGGATTCTTGGGACCACAGGCAGCTTTCTGCACCAGCACTTTTCTTGCAGGGTCATACTGGTAAATCACACAATCCCTGAAACCAGGCAGTAGCAGTATGTTGCGGGCGATTTCCCAGAAGATATCTTCCACACTAGACCTGCCATACAGTGAAGTCGCAAAACGGTTGAGTGTTTTTTCCAGCAGTATCTTTTCCCGGAGCGACCTGATCCACCAGAAAACAGCCACGGCAGCCAATAAAATAATAAGGGAAAGCACCCAATCGCGGCGGAACGAAGGCAATACAAAAAGGAACTCATCCGCATTCAGAAGTATGCAGCGGAATAAATGCTGAACAGGTATCGTATGAAGTGGATGCAATGTAACAGATCGCGACCTCGTAAATTTAATCAATTAGGGCGGAAAGCCACCTGTTATCCTTAACTTGCCCGGAAATGGGCGCTTCCCCAAGATACCAACTTGAACCGGAGGAATGGGTCAGCCGTTATGGCGATCTGTTGTACAGCTATACCCTGGCAAGGGTGAAACCCGCGGCAACCGCACAGGACATCGTGCAGGATACTTTTTACAGCGCGTTCCGGGCAAAGGAACAATTCAACGGAACAGCATCGGAGCAAACCTGGTTATTCGCCATCTGCCGCAACAAGATCATCGACCATTTCCGGAAACTGAACCGGTCGCTGGAGATTTTACAAGCCGAACATGCCGTTTATTTTGATGAGGCCGACCACTGGAAAAAAGAGCAATATCCCCAAGCCTGGCCCCCGGCATCGGATGGGGCGCTTTATGGAAGAGAATTCATGGAAATTTTGCACCGTTGCCGCAAGAAATTGCAGGAAGTTCAGGAAGCTGTTTTCGTGCTGAAATACCTGGAAGACATGAGCAGTGAAGAAATTTGTAAGGCTTTAGCGATCAGTTCGTCTAATTACTGGGTACTGATGCACCGGGCAAAACTGAACCTGCGCCGCTGCATAGAAAAAAACGGATGGAAATGAAAGAAAAAAACGGACTGATGCTCACGTGTAGTGAGGCCACCGATTATGTCTCCAGGCTGGAAGAAGGGAAACTGAGTTTTTCCCAACGGGCCAAGTTACGGCTGCACCTGCTGCTCTGTCACCTTTGCAGGAAGTTCAGTGTGCAGAACGGGATCATCGTGCGGCTTGCAGGAAAAAATCAACCAATGGAAACACTTCCTCCGCAGGTGAAAAAAACCTGGGAAGAAGCGTTAAAAAACTGAGTTAAAGGTGTGAGAGTATTTCCTTCACGCTGGGTCTTTTCCGGTAATCCTTATCGAAATACCGGTAAATAATTTTTCCTTTTTCATCAATGATGTACACCGCGGGAACCGGGAGGTTGGCGCCATTCTCTCCATTCACTTCCATGAGATCGATCTTAAATTTCTTGTACTGGTCGATCGTTTTTTGTTCTACCGGGAAAGCCACTTTATAGGCCTGCATGATCTGCAGTCCCTGGTCGTGGAGAATGGGGAAGTCGGCCTTTGTTTTGGAAACGGTTTTTGTAATGTTCTCCTGCTTTTCCGGTGTAATGGCCCAGATTGCGGCGCCTTTTTCCAGGATCAATGCTGAAGAGTCCTGCAGGGCAGACAACTGCCGGTTGCAATACGGACACCACTCGCCGCGGTAGAACACAAGCACTACTTTCCCTTTTTTAAGCGCGCTGCTGAGTTGCAATATTTGTCCATCGCCGGTGCTGGCCGCAAAGTCTGGCGCGGCATCGTTCACCAGCAACCCGGATGGATCATTCTGGGCAAAAAGAACTGTTCCGAACAATAAGGCTAAAACAAGACTGGATAACTTTTTCATGAAACTTTTTAAATGTTTGCAATGAATACGCCCGGTTGAAGAAAACCTTACACCGCATTGTAAGGTTTTTTGCTACCAGCCGTATTCACCTTAAAAAATGAACACCAAACTCCTCTGGGTACTGCGCATACTGCCCGCAGTGGTATTGCTGCAAACTTTATACTTCAAGTTCAGCGCAGCGCCCGAATCGGTTTACATCTTTTCCACCATGGGCATGGAACCCGGTGGACGCCTGCTCACCGGTGTACTGGAATTGCTGGCCGCGCTCCTGTTGTTATGGCCCCGGTTCACCGCCTGGGGAGCCTTGCTGGGCTCGGGTCTCATGTGCGGCGCTTTGCTGGCGCACTTTACTGTATTGGGAATAGTCGTCATGGACGATGGTGGACTCCTTTTTTTCTATGCGTGTATGGTATTGTCCGCCTGTACCGCTTTGCTTGCGCTGGTGAAAAACAACAATCCCGCGATGCTTTTTTTCCGTAGATTTAGTCAGAACAAATCAGTGTAAAACTTCTATTCTATATGACCGGTATTCAACATGCCCTTGGTATTGTATTCCACCAACTCAATCATCTTTTACAACATTTGCCGGCCCATCATTACAAACAAGCCTGTCACACCTTAATGGGCGCTTCCATCGGGCAGCACACCAGGCATATCATTGAAATGATGCAGTGCCTGGCGGAAGGATACCTTTCCGGCACCGTGAACTATGAGAACAGGAAACGTGATCTCCTGCTGGAAACCTGTATTCAAACGGCAAAAGACACCCTCGGGAAAATCGAGGCCAGCCTGCCTTCACAAGACAAAGCCATACAACTGGAGGTGCGCTATCATCCCGACAGCCAGGAACATACGGTGATCCAGACCAATTATTTCCGGGAACTGATCTACAATATTGAACACGCCATTCACCACATGGCGCAGATCAGAACAGGGGTGCAGGAAGTCGCACCCATTGAATTGCCCTCTTCTTTCGGCGTGGCCTCATCAACTCTAAAATACCGGGAGCAATGTGCACAGTAACTTTTGTTCCGGGAGATAACGGTGTTTTACTGGGTTCAAGCAGGGATGAAAACACGGGGAGAACGCCCGCTTTATCACCGCAATGGTATGGTGCACCCGGCAAACGATTGCTTTATCCCAGGGATCCAAAAGGCGGAGGCACCTGGATCGCGATGGGTGAGAACGGCCACACGGGTATATTGCTGAACGGCGCGTTCATTAAACACGAATACCGCCCCCCCTATTCCCGGAGCCGGGGCACCATCCTCCCTGCCATATTGCTGCATGACGACCCTGTAATGGCATTCCGTAACCTCCCCCTTGCAGGTGTGGAGCCCTTTACCATTGTGTTGTATGGAAACAATACCTTATTTGAATGCAGGTGGGATGAAAAGGTCCGGCATATCCGTGAACTGGATGCGGCAACCGCGCACATCTGGTCATCGGCCACACTCTATGATGAAACGATGGCATCGGAGCGGAGAAGCTGGTTCAATGCCTGGCTCGCACAGCATCCTGCTACTTCCGCGGATGCGCTGCGCCAATTCCATCTTACCGGAGGCATGGGTGCCGATGCGGCTTACGCCATCCGGATGGAACGCGAAACATCTATGCGTACGGTAAGCATCACTATTGTTGCTATCACCTCCGCTTCCGCGTCTATGCGATATACTGACCTGCTGAACGAATCACAGACGGAACTCAGTTGCTTTCACGCACCGGCTACGGCTTCCGCGGACGTATGATCAGCCTGAGCGTCGGGTCATTTGTAATAAACGACCAGAACCAGTTGTAGGCCAGTTTTGCTTTATTGCGATAACCGGCAATGGGAATGATGTGAATGAACAGCCATACGAACCAGGCGAAGATGCCTTTAAAGAAGGCTTTCGGCAGGTCCACCACTGCTTTGAACTTAGAGATAATGGCCA comes from the Parasegetibacter sp. NRK P23 genome and includes:
- a CDS encoding glycoside hydrolase family 2 TIM barrel-domain containing protein, which gives rise to MLYRNGQPFLVKGGAGYTYLGELAGIGGNTIRTWDTTNLGEILDKADSLGLAVVAGFDLPGSHQASTFYKDTAKVNALMNSLEVCVKKYKNHPALLVWCLGNELRFPFHVRHIPFYDAYNKMLRLIKREDPNHPVTTPLANFEKREIINIQARINGLDFISINTFGRMNQLKEDLRSFNWFWDGPFLLTEWGVPGGWESETTQWQSSIENTSTKNAEQLRELYKTAIPHDDPRFLGSLVFFWGNKQEYTHTWFSFFTYNGEPVETVEALKDCWNDTITTHVSPDIKYMLVDKKGARDQLLFAPGTIHAAEILMNNTKGSVSYAWEIIRDDWWGQYTGKWIKPLPETNLWMDSTSAEVVFKAPRQEGPYRIFVTVKNNNGYAATANTPFYVVGE
- a CDS encoding aldo/keto reductase; translated protein: MNYRTFQSEKIAEIGLGTWQLGSADWGVVDENEAFSILQQFVDLGGNFIDTADVYGMGISEKTIGAFLKKTDTSLFVATKLGRRHDAPNGWPQNFTLESMRKQVLDSLEHLGVQQLFLEQLHCIPTETMKEGTVFEHLRTLRNEGLIRYWGASVETSEEALLCLEQEGIASLQIIFNLFRQHVAEEVFQKAAEKNVALIIRVPLASGLLTGKFNTNTTFSEKDHRQYNANGEAFNAGETFSGMPFTAGVKLAAEMAAMLPDNRTAQWALRWILDHPEVTTIIPGASRPSQVETNMNAAMLPPLNEETHQQLRSFYNLNVKPLIRGHY
- a CDS encoding S9 family peptidase yields the protein MKNWLVSLMMVMAWTTGGAQHSDNQYRLPLKEVLQRVEKRFGITLRYTEDMVAGRELTYGMWRLRPDLETSLEHILAPFDLTATKAGNTTYRIKSYEYHRKTPEEGKEEVAYLASLYNNRAEWETRREELKTCMWKAIRLDKMPERPQSAPIVSNYRKMDGYTIENIAIEILPGLYVNGSVYKPVKRKGKVPVMLCPDGHWEQHRYRADCQYRCAMLAKMGCIAISYDLFAWGESLLQFKPEDHRRSLAMTIQVLGTLRILDCLLSWGEVDTSRVGISGGSGGGSHTMLITALDPRIRLSAPAVMLSSYHSGGCPCESGQPIHWCGGGTNNPEIAAMAAPRPQLIISDGKDWTEQVPRVEFPYLKRMYALYGAGELTENRHFPEEGHDYGFSKRNALYGFLERHWKLKTDHLKKADGSYDEHSIKIEQPSAMFVFGENGERLPPNAIKGFGMLEQVFESAIK
- a CDS encoding response regulator transcription factor; this encodes MVSILIYEDNASLREGLCNLIALTDDFTVSGAFPDCSRLNEHLEMFHPDVILMDIDMPGINGIEAVKRIRLVNNDVQIIMLTVFDDNNHVFNAVYAGANGYLLKKFVSDRLLGSIREVLRGGAPMSPSIARMVIENMQQSSSPNDYQLTAREKDILHSLAKGNSYKLIANDLGISIETVRTHIKHIYDKLHVSSQAEALSKAFRERLV
- a CDS encoding GAF domain-containing protein, with the protein product MHPLHTIPVQHLFRCILLNADEFLFVLPSFRRDWVLSLIILLAAVAVFWWIRSLREKILLEKTLNRFATSLYGRSSVEDIFWEIARNILLLPGFRDCVIYQYDPARKVLVQKAACGPKNPHKKEILNPIEIPLGKGIVGSVAETLKTERIQDTSKDERYIIDEQTRLAELAVPIIIDGALFGVIDTEHPEKGFYTLYHEKLLRNVADLCAVRISRFLIEEQLRAKIARDLHDEMGSTLTSINILCKVALQQMDDRPALNNHLHRIREYSAGLMESMSDIVWAINPANDTFCKLLIRMKELAAEMLEPMQIAYHFRNEGAMEEVKLNLEQRKNVYLVYKEALNNMVKYSRGNELVVSFESSDKSFRLRISDNGCSFDPSREYSGNGLRNMQVRAGELGGALIMDAVPEKGTSICLEVPFT
- a CDS encoding sigma-70 family RNA polymerase sigma factor, whose translation is MGASPRYQLEPEEWVSRYGDLLYSYTLARVKPAATAQDIVQDTFYSAFRAKEQFNGTASEQTWLFAICRNKIIDHFRKLNRSLEILQAEHAVYFDEADHWKKEQYPQAWPPASDGALYGREFMEILHRCRKKLQEVQEAVFVLKYLEDMSSEEICKALAISSSNYWVLMHRAKLNLRRCIEKNGWK
- a CDS encoding peroxiredoxin-like family protein, with amino-acid sequence MKKLSSLVLALLFGTVLFAQNDPSGLLVNDAAPDFAASTGDGQILQLSSALKKGKVVLVFYRGEWCPYCNRQLSALQDSSALILEKGAAIWAITPEKQENITKTVSKTKADFPILHDQGLQIMQAYKVAFPVEQKTIDQYKKFKIDLMEVNGENGANLPVPAVYIIDEKGKIIYRYFDKDYRKRPSVKEILSHL
- a CDS encoding DoxX family protein produces the protein MNTKLLWVLRILPAVVLLQTLYFKFSAAPESVYIFSTMGMEPGGRLLTGVLELLAALLLLWPRFTAWGALLGSGLMCGALLAHFTVLGIVVMDDGGLLFFYACMVLSACTALLALVKNNNPAMLFFRRFSQNKSV
- a CDS encoding NRDE family protein, with the protein product MCTVTFVPGDNGVLLGSSRDENTGRTPALSPQWYGAPGKRLLYPRDPKGGGTWIAMGENGHTGILLNGAFIKHEYRPPYSRSRGTILPAILLHDDPVMAFRNLPLAGVEPFTIVLYGNNTLFECRWDEKVRHIRELDAATAHIWSSATLYDETMASERRSWFNAWLAQHPATSADALRQFHLTGGMGADAAYAIRMERETSMRTVSITIVAITSASASMRYTDLLNESQTELSCFHAPATASADV